From one Eucalyptus grandis isolate ANBG69807.140 chromosome 9, ASM1654582v1, whole genome shotgun sequence genomic stretch:
- the LOC104418614 gene encoding probable disease resistance protein At5g66900, protein MSVDFVGAAVGTAFGELFVQVKGVVKTIALFREQLEKIESTLDSIVPIMKNIDEYNRRMDCKDMGQIQDLINDGKDMVEKCLKIKAIQLCKRYKYSKKLTKFDERLAKEFQITLPLLTVKNTVAILEGVEVTGVEVKEVGKDVKEMGGNVNEIRGGVDEIGRGMKELLNFMHSNSGAQQSALELSDLAVPEAPDFIVGSEVEASLRKLKGRLLEEGVSVIVVTAPGGCGKTTLVAKLCHDADIEGKFHKNIMFIRVSKKLNLTDIVQKMIQHKNFPVPTIETEDSAVQYLQQLLEKIGQNPVLLVLDDVWTESKSFLDKFVFKKIKDYKIVVTSRYEFPDVDFVHHLNPLNEGEALQLFRRSVTITDRSMFVQDDLLEKVVNRCKGLPLALTVVAKSLRGRDPSFWKTKLLDWSESRSLLRSDSDVLDCLRKSLDDLDGEIKERFLDLSSFPEDRKIPTTALIDMWVELYKLDFSGVRAIADLNKLVYRNLADLVVTGKDSNEDEDKCYSTHYAMQHDLLRELAILECNEGEVEKRERLILDLTGNNFPDWWSEQKQPTVDARLVSISTDKTFSRPWPDLQLPKAEALVLNFETNIQTKTYALPEFIEKADKLKVLIVTNYSFSPAELHNFHVIGSNLRRMRFERLTVPFLSMGKRRLRSLQKISFFMCNISQTSTSDNPKISDAIPNLVELHIDYCNNLMALPDDICEIKPLKRLSITNCHYLSALPEQIGQLVSLEVVKLNSCTNLSQLPDSIGTLQNLMSLNISDCLSLSTLPNQIGQLVNLKSMNMRGCSRLSKLPRSIMKLRNLRKVICDKENEGLWEPLQTTLKSLNIIASEEEEANLDWLND, encoded by the exons ATGTCAGTTGATTTCGTGGGAGCTGCTGTGGGAACGGCATTCGGCGAGCTGTTCGTGCAAGTTAAGGGAGTAGTGAAAACCATTGCTTTGTTTCGTGAGCAGCTCGAGAAGATCGAATCCACCTTGGACTCCATAGTCCCGATCATGAAAAACATCGACGAGTACAACAGACGGATGGATTGTAAAGACATGGGGCAGATCCAGGACCTAATTAACGATGGCAAAGACATGGTCGAGAAGTGCTTGAAAATCAAGGCGATCCAGCTGTGCAAGAGGTATAAGTACTCGAAAAAGCTGACCAAGTTCGACGAAAGACTTGCCAAGGAGTTCCAGATTACTTTGCCGCTGCTGACTGTGAAGAACACCGTGGCGATATTGGAAGGCGTGGAGGTGACGGGGGTAGAAGTGAAGGAGGTGGGGAAAGACGTGAAGGAGATGGGGGGAAACGTGAACGAGATCCGGGGAGGCGTGGACGAGATCGGGAGAGGCATGAAGGAGCTGTTAAATTTCATGCATTCGAACAGCGGGGCTCAACAGAGTGCGCTTGAGCTAAGTGACCTCGCGGTCCCTGAGGCACCTGACTTCATTGTCGGGTCAGAGGTGGAGGCGTCCTTGAGGAAGCTCAAGGGGCGGTTGCTCGAGGAGGGAGTGTCCGTGATTGTTGTGACCGCCCCGGGCGGCTGTGGGAAGACCACTCTGGTTGCAAAGTTGTGTCATGACGCGGACATTGAAG GCAAATTCCACAAGAATATCATGTTCATCCGTGTCTCGAAGAAGCTCAACCTGACAGACATTGTCCAGAAAATGATTCAACATAAGAATTTCCCGGTACCCACAATTGAAACAGAAGATTCTGCAGTTCAGTACTTGCAGCAACTGCTTGAAAAAATAGGACAAAATCCTGTGTTGCTTGTGCTGGATGATGTCTGGACCGAATCGAAATCCTTCCTCGAtaaatttgttttcaagaagatcaaagattaCAAGATTGTGGTGACATCAAGATATGAGTTTCCTGATGTTGATTTTGTGCATCACCTGAACCCACTGAATGAGGGTGAAGCCCTGCAACTTTTTCGTCGATCTGTTACAATTACCGATAGAAGCATGTTTGTACAAGATGATCTCTTGGAGAAG GTAGTGAATCGCTGTAAGGGATTGCCATTGGCTCTTACAGTCGTTGCCAAGTCTCTCCGAGGAAGGGATCCTTCATTCTGGAAAACGAAGCTTCTTGATTGGTCTGAAAGTCGTTCCCTTTTGCGTTCAGACAGTGACGTTCTAGATTGCCTCAGAAAGAGCTTGGATGACTTGGATGGTGAAATCAAGGAACGTTTCTTGGACCTCAGCTCGTTTCCGGAGGATCGCAAGATTCCCACCACTGCCCTTATTGATATGTGGGTGGAATTGTACAAGCTAGATTTCAGCGGAGTGCGTGCCATTGCTGACCTCAATAAACTTGTTTACAGGAACCTAGCTGATCTCGTAGTCACCGG gaaagattcaaatgaggacGAAGACAAATGCTACAGTACCCACTATGCTATGCAACACGATCTACTCAGAGAGCTGGCTATCTTGGAGTGCAACGAAGGGGAagtagagaaaagagagagacttaTTTTGGACTTGACTGGAAATAATTTTCCTGATTGGTGGAGTGAGCAAAAGCAACCAACTGTCGATGCTCGTCTAGTGTCCATCTCCACAG ATAAGACATTCTCAAGACCATGGCCAGATCTTCAGTTGCCTAAAGCTGAGGCTCTGGTCTTGAACTTTGAGACCAACATTCAAACCAAAACTTATGCTTTGCCTGAATTCATTGAGAAAGCAGATAAGCTCAAGGTCCTGATAGTGACAAACTATAGTTTCTCTCCAGCTGAGCTACACAATTTCCATGTCATCGGGTCCAATTTAAGGAGGATGAGGTTTGAACGCCTCACAGTTCCTTTCCTAAGCATGGGAAAGCGACGCCTGCGTAGTTTGCAAAAGATATCCTTTTTCATGTGCAACATCAGTCAGACTTCAACATCAGACAATCCCAAAATCTCCGATGCAATACCAAACTTAGTGGAGCTCCACATCGACTATTGCAACAATCTTATGGCATTACCGGATGACATATGTGAGATAAAACCTTTGAAGAGGCTTAGCATCACAAACTGCCATTATTTGTCCGCACTCCCTGAACAGATTGGGCAGTTGGTGTCCCTCGAAGTGGTTAAACTTAATTCCTGCACAAACTTGTCACAGTTACCGGACTCGATTGGGACCCTCCAAAACTTGATGTCTCTCAATATATCTGATTGTCTGAGCTTGAGCACCTTGCCTAATCAAATTGGTCAACTGGTTAATCTCAAAAGCATGAACATGAGAGGATGTTCGAGATTGTCTAAGCTGCCACGGTCGATTATGAAGCTGAGGAACTTGAGGAAGGTGATCTGtgacaaagaaaatgaaggctTGTGGGAGCCTCTCCAGACCACTCTCAAAAGCTTGAATATAATAGcgtctgaagaagaagaggctaACTTAGATTGGCTAAACGATTAA